One stretch of Punica granatum isolate Tunisia-2019 chromosome 5, ASM765513v2, whole genome shotgun sequence DNA includes these proteins:
- the LOC116208719 gene encoding vesicle-associated protein 2-2 has translation MGTQLLEIQPHELKFVFELKKQSACSIQLVNKTQHHVAFKVKTTSPKKYCVRPNVGIVMPKSTCEFAVTMQAQRSAPTDMMCKDKFLIQSTVVPAGTTEEDITTEVFSKVEGKFIEENKLRVALVSPPESPVLSPINGALKQGVIEAPTLKGHHGLSEVDFIKTQPKVAKAVDPPKVVNDKESPEKDEKIKPAEEVVVMKVAKDVEPYVKDVKLCTKDDVEGKNLVKDIAELKTKLSELESKLGGAEATISKLIEERKMSPQEREILKEDLALLRSRKGNKTVHDGFPLLFVIMVALISVTFGYISR, from the exons ATGGGAACACAATTACTGGAAATTCAACCCCACGAGCTCAAATTTGTAT TTGAGCTGAAGAAGCAGAGCGCTTGCTCTATTCAGCTTGTGAATAAGACTCAGCACCATGTTGCTTTTAAG GTTAAAACTACTTCTCCAAAGAAATACTGCGTCCGACCCAATGTTGGCATTGTCATGCCGAAATCAACATGCGAATTCGCtg TTACAATGCAAGCTCAACGTTCTGCGCCAACCGACATGATGTGCAAGGACAAGTTCTTAATCCAAAGCACAGTTGTTCCTGCTGGTACAACTGAAGAGGACATTACAACTGAAGTG TTTTCCAAGGTGGAAGGCAAGTTTATAGAAGAGAACAAGCTGAGAGTTGCCTTGGTCAGCCCACCAGAGTCACCAGTACTTTCACCAATCAATGGAGCGCTGAAGCAGGGCGTAATTGAAGCTCCGACTCTAAAAGGTCATCATGGATTGAGTGAAGTTGACTTCATCAAGACACAGCCCAAA GTAGCCAAGGCTGTCGATCCACCCAAAGTGGTAAATGACAAGGAAAGTCCAGAAAAAGATGAGAAAATTAAGCCAGCTGAGGAGGTTGTTGTAATGAAGGTGGCAAAGGATGTGGAGCCATATGTGAAGGATGTAAAATTATGCACTAAAGATGACGTTGAGGGAAAGAATCTAGTCAAAGACATTGCAGAGTTAAAGACGAAGTTGAGTGAGCTCGAGTCAAAACTAGGCGGG GCTGAAGCAACAATCTCAAAGCTCATTGAGGAGAGGAAAATGAGCcctcaagagagagagattttgaAGGAAGATCTG GCATTGCTAAGGAGCCGGAAAGGTAACAAAACAGTTCACGATGGGTTTCCGCTTCTATTTGTCATTATGGTTGCTCTGATCAGCGTGACCTTCGGATACATTTCACGTTAG
- the LOC116207765 gene encoding translation initiation factor eIF-2B subunit epsilon: protein MGAPKKSAAAAAAARVSDDPEELARVPLQAVLLADSFTTKFRPITLERPKVLLPLVNVPMIEYTLAWLESAGVEEVFVFCCAHAKQVINYLESSQWFSQPKFSVTTIESHNSVSAGDALRFIYERNVIHGDFILISGDTVSNMSLTRVLQEHKERRKKDSNAVMTMVIKRSKLSPVTQQSRLGTDELFMAIDPDTKQLLYYEENTNHLKATLSLDKMLLIDNSSIRLHNDMQDCFIDICSPEVLSLFTDNFDYQHLRRHFVKGLLVDDIMGYKIYTHEIHSSYAARVDNYRAYDTISKDIIQRWTYPLVPDVLLLGNSTTKLERVGMYRASEIVQSRSAQIGPLTVIGTGTRIGDNTKISNSVIGKGCDIGSNVLIEGCHIWDNVTIEDGCQLRHSIVCDGVVMKSGAVLSPGVVLSFKVVIGQNFTAPAYSKVSLLPQPIKQDSDEELEYADNNSDVETSCAPDNMNGELTSELSEIQGSATSELGCGGVGYIWSICEGASEEEWRHSIAPISAEKLAELTQTTDDDLEFSNQDGNAPASSGELRSDALSDSEDDDEDTKNDSAYFEKEVEATFLRAVHENVQVDHVILEVNSLKLSCNMEFSACAGAIFYSMMKLALETPHKTTDELSRAVLNIFNSWHRLLKSYLSGKDEEIEVILKFEEMCSESAKELSPLFTQILHHLYDKELISEDAILGWEFEKQGAEESDRVFVRQAENFLQWLKEASEED, encoded by the exons ATGGGAGCACCTAAGAAGAGCGCCGCCGCGGCAGCAGCTGCTAGGGTTTCGGATGACCCGGAGGAGCTCGCGCGGGTCCCGCTCCAAGCCGTCCTGTTGGCCGACAGCTTCACCACCAAGTTCCGCCCCATCACCCTCGAACGCCCCAAG GTGCTTTTGCCTCTGGTAAATGTGCCCATGATAGAGTACACTTTAGCGTGGCTTGAATCTGCTGGAGTGGAGGAGGTCTTTGTGTTCTGCTGTGCTCACGCCAAGCAAGTGATTAACTATCTGGAGAGTTCCCAGTGGTTTTCTCAGCCGAAATTTTCTGTCACAACAATCGAGTCCCACAATTCCGTTAGTGCAGGAGATGCCCTTCGCTTCATTTATGAGCGTAATGTG ATACATGGAGATTTTATCCTTATCAGTGGAGATACAGTAAGCAACATGTCACTGACTCGGGTGCTACAAGAGCATaaggagaggaggaagaaagatAGCAATGCTGTAATGACCATGGTTATTAAACGGTCAAAGCTTTCTCCAGTTACTCAACAATCTCGACTGGGCACTGATGAGTTGTTTATGGCAATAGATCCCGATACCAAGCAGCTGCTCTATTATGAGGAGAATACAAATCATTTGAAAGCGACTCTATCTCTTGATAAGATGCTGCTGATTGACAACTCTTCCATCAGACTTCATAATGACATGCAG GACTGTTTCATCGACATCTGTTCCCCAGAAGTACTAAGTCTTTTCACTGATAACTTTGACTATCAACATCTTCGTCGGCATTTTGTGAAGGGATTGCTCGTAGATGAT ATTATGGGTTACAAAATATACACCCACGAAATTCACTCAAGTTATGCGGCTAGAGTTGACAACTACCGGGCTTATGATACCATTAGTAAAGACATAATTCAGAGATGGACATATCCATTGGTTCCAGATGTGCTGCTTTTGGGAAATTCCACAACTAAACTTGAGCGTGTGGGAATGTATCGAGCATCTG AAATAGTGCAGTCTCGATCTGCACAAATTGGTCCTCTCACTGTTATTGGAACTGGCACCAGAATTGGAGACAATACAAAAATTTCCAACTCTGTTATTGGAAAAGGATGTGATATCGGATCAAATGTCCTGATCGAAGGTTGTCATATATGGGATAACGTTACAATTGAAGATGGTTGCCAGCTAAGGCATTCAATTGTATGTGATGGAGTGGTTATGAAGTCAGGAGCTGTCCTGAGTCCTGGTGTTGTTTTGTCTTTCAAG GTTGTCATTGGACAAAATTTTACTGCCCCGGCATATTCAAAGGTATCTTTACTTCCGCAGCCAATTAAGCAAGACAGTGATGAGGAACTGGAGTATGCTGACAATAATAGCGATGTAGAAACTTCAT GTGCTCCCGACAATATGAATGGAGAATTGACCTCAGAATTGTCCGAAATACAAGGCTCAGCTACATCAGAG CTTGGCTGTGGAGGGGTTGGTTATATCTGGTCAATTTGCGAAGGAGCTAGTGAAGAAGAATGGAGACACTCAATTGCCCCGATTTCTGCGGAGAAACTGGCTGAACTTACTCAAACAACTGATGATGATCTGGAGTTCTCCAATCAAGATGGCAATGCTCCTGCGTCTTCGGGAGAGCTGAGATCGGATGCGCTTTCTGATtctgaagatgatgatgaagatacTAAAAATGATTCTGCTTACTTTGAGAAGGAG GTTGAGGCTACTTTCCTTAGGGCTGTCCACGAAAATGTTCAAGTAGACCATGTGATCTTAGAAGTGAACTCTCTGAA GTTGTCATGTAACATGGAATTTTCTGCCTGTGCTGGTGCAATATTTTACTCCATGATGAAATTGGCATTGGAGACTCCACATAAAACTACTG ATGAATTATCTAGAGCTGTCCTGAACATTTTTAACTCATGGCATAGGCTTTTGAAGTCATACCTTTCAGGAAAAGATGAGGAG ATTGAAGTGATATTGAAGTTCGAAGAAATGTGTTCAGAATCTGCCAAGGAGTTGTCTCCCTTGTTCACTCAG ATTCTACACCATCTCTATGATAAAGAGCTTATATCAGAAGATGCAATTCTAGGTTGGGAGTTCGAGAAGCAAGGTGCAGAAGAGTCTGACAGGGTCTTTGTTAGGCAGGCTGAAAATTTTCTTCAG TGGTTGAAAGAAGCATCCGAAGAAGACTAG